In Corallococcus macrosporus, the following are encoded in one genomic region:
- a CDS encoding TonB C-terminal domain-containing protein, with amino-acid sequence MEPSSTGSSARPRAKTVEVEIITAPSVAATTPPVQEPASPPPVATREPPKPRAPTKSEPTPPPPAVAEREPPEPTPTRAPPEPTPPPAVATREPPEPTPPPSEPSAPPEVPPAATPPATATREPPSPPSDAPRPPAADVPLSGIATREPAPDGDRPTAEAPRSPPGTLPSSLLPSPGLSGGVIISTPENSRGGGRTLRPGDPSLSAESRLADERALVSERVQGIVDERRARDRVDTGRVHPYFGKLRAQLEKQMDAPPLFDMPSFPKQMLYAYAERARQFGATGAPGNIPGPRQAPKPGELIARRARNEPGYNRLRGLTQAGEELQDFAHGVSTMKLIVTLELLQGADGTLREVKLISRSGNRAYDDYVLQSVPPALGKFPPPPPDAMGVHTDGIRSVWSVEGRVVYVRKVSEMKKGTDNVYLAALAAAGLLAGNFDETTGEVYVIDVRNPHFECRSRLLRVY; translated from the coding sequence GTGGAGCCGTCGTCCACCGGCAGCTCGGCCCGGCCGCGCGCGAAGACGGTCGAGGTGGAAATCATCACCGCGCCCTCCGTCGCGGCCACGACTCCACCGGTCCAGGAGCCCGCCTCGCCGCCCCCGGTGGCGACGCGGGAGCCCCCGAAGCCGCGCGCGCCGACGAAGAGCGAACCCACCCCACCGCCTCCGGCCGTAGCGGAGCGGGAGCCACCGGAGCCCACGCCGACGCGCGCTCCCCCGGAGCCCACGCCGCCTCCAGCCGTGGCGACACGGGAGCCACCGGAGCCCACGCCGCCTCCATCGGAGCCGAGCGCACCACCCGAGGTCCCACCGGCCGCGACACCGCCAGCGACCGCGACGCGCGAGCCCCCGTCGCCTCCCTCTGATGCCCCGCGCCCTCCCGCGGCCGACGTTCCCCTCTCCGGCATCGCGACCCGCGAGCCGGCTCCGGACGGGGACCGGCCCACGGCGGAGGCACCTCGCTCGCCTCCGGGCACCCTTCCCTCGAGCCTGCTGCCGTCACCGGGCTTGAGCGGCGGGGTGATCATCTCCACGCCGGAGAACTCGCGGGGCGGAGGCCGCACGCTGCGCCCCGGTGACCCGAGCCTGTCCGCGGAGTCCCGGCTCGCCGACGAGCGTGCGCTCGTGTCCGAGCGCGTGCAGGGCATCGTCGATGAGCGCCGCGCCCGTGACCGCGTGGACACCGGCCGGGTGCACCCCTACTTCGGCAAGCTGCGCGCACAGTTGGAGAAGCAGATGGACGCGCCTCCGCTCTTCGACATGCCCAGCTTCCCCAAGCAGATGCTGTACGCCTACGCGGAGAGGGCCCGGCAGTTCGGCGCCACCGGCGCCCCCGGCAACATTCCCGGGCCCCGGCAGGCTCCCAAGCCGGGCGAGCTCATCGCGCGGCGAGCCCGGAACGAACCCGGCTACAACCGGCTGCGCGGCCTCACCCAGGCGGGCGAGGAGCTCCAGGACTTCGCCCACGGCGTGAGCACCATGAAGCTCATCGTCACGCTGGAGCTGCTCCAGGGAGCGGACGGCACGCTGCGCGAGGTGAAGCTCATCAGCCGCAGCGGCAACCGCGCCTACGACGACTACGTGCTCCAGTCCGTCCCTCCCGCGCTGGGGAAGTTCCCCCCGCCGCCCCCGGATGCCATGGGCGTGCACACCGACGGCATCCGCAGCGTGTGGTCCGTGGAGGGCCGCGTCGTCTACGTGCGCAAGGTCAGCGAAATGAAGAAGGGCACGGACAACGTCTACCTCGCCGCCCTGGCCGCGGCGGGGCTGCTCGCCGGCAACTTCGATGAGACGACCGGCGAGGTCTACGTCATCGACGTGCGCAACCCGCACTTCGAATGCCGCTCGCGCCTGCTGCGCGTCTACTGA
- a CDS encoding L,D-transpeptidase family protein, with protein sequence MKVLLAWGVLLASLCAHAEDRVAEARKRQTAGLVQLFKEAGLSWPPQELYLRAFKAERELEAWAGQKGQPLVKVRTFPICAASGEPGPKRAFGDLQVPEGFYTVDLFNPKSAYHLSMRVSYPNALDRKLGAANPGGDIYIHGDCVSIGCMAIENGPIEALYVMVSEARARMGRDVPVHVFPRRLDAAGLAALEALSGVPDAHKAFWRGLEPGYRFFEESRRPPRVKVDAAASAYVVTPALPVREARAR encoded by the coding sequence ATGAAGGTCCTGCTCGCATGGGGTGTCCTGCTGGCCTCGCTGTGCGCCCACGCCGAGGACCGGGTCGCGGAGGCCCGGAAGCGGCAGACGGCCGGCCTGGTCCAGCTCTTCAAGGAGGCGGGGCTGTCCTGGCCCCCACAGGAGCTCTACCTCCGGGCCTTCAAGGCCGAGCGCGAGCTGGAGGCCTGGGCGGGGCAGAAGGGCCAGCCGCTCGTGAAGGTGCGCACCTTCCCCATCTGCGCGGCCTCCGGCGAGCCAGGCCCGAAGCGGGCCTTTGGCGACCTCCAGGTCCCGGAGGGCTTCTACACGGTGGACCTCTTCAACCCGAAGAGCGCGTACCACCTGTCCATGCGGGTGAGCTACCCGAACGCGCTGGACCGCAAGCTGGGCGCGGCCAACCCCGGGGGGGACATCTACATCCACGGCGACTGCGTCAGCATCGGGTGCATGGCCATCGAGAACGGCCCCATCGAGGCGCTCTACGTGATGGTGTCCGAGGCCCGCGCGCGCATGGGCCGCGACGTGCCGGTGCACGTGTTCCCGCGCCGGCTGGACGCGGCGGGGCTCGCGGCGCTGGAGGCCCTCTCCGGCGTCCCCGACGCACACAAGGCCTTCTGGCGCGGCCTGGAGCCGGGCTACCGCTTCTTCGAGGAGTCCCGGCGTCCCCCTCGGGTGAAGGTGGATGCGGCCGCGTCCGCCTACGTGGTGACGCCCGCGCTCCCGGTGCGGGAAGCCCGGGCGCGCTGA
- a CDS encoding amidase → MKSSVSPQESGARPLVSLTTTELAAALRERRGSAVEALDAFLARARQLNPALNAVVTWNEAPARKRAEAADAALARGELWGPLHGVPFTVKDAFSTQGLRTTSAHPALAEYVPARDATVVARLQAAGAILFGKTNLPPFAGDFQTDGPLWGRTNNPHDLGRTPGGSSGGAAAAVAAGLTPFEVGSDIGGSIRQPAHYCGVVGIKPTEHRVSTFGHIPDAPGGPRHVRHMACAGPLARSVADVRLILSLIEGADPSAPEVPPVVPVGAAKPRALKGLRLAWADTLGPFQADRETRELLQRFTAAARAEGAVVEQAVPPGQDFADLVEVWGLMEGGEVGAPLDPPVREGYRGQFLPLERDLLAKAIVQGTHLDMTGYGAALTRRDGHIALLEDFLAGWDAWLVPVAMTAAPVHTPFGAPVEVDGVSRPYLEAFGGFTSLFNATGSPVVVFPMGHTSAGLPVGVQLVGRRWADGALLDVAEALLPLGGGVRWPSAFAP, encoded by the coding sequence ATGAAATCGTCTGTCTCGCCACAGGAGTCCGGAGCGCGTCCGCTGGTGTCCCTCACGACCACAGAGCTGGCCGCGGCCCTGCGTGAGCGCCGGGGCAGCGCGGTGGAGGCGCTGGATGCGTTCCTCGCCCGAGCGCGCCAGCTCAACCCCGCGCTCAACGCGGTGGTGACGTGGAACGAGGCCCCGGCCCGGAAGCGGGCGGAGGCGGCGGACGCGGCGCTGGCCCGGGGCGAGCTGTGGGGCCCCCTGCATGGCGTTCCCTTCACGGTGAAGGACGCGTTCAGCACCCAGGGGCTGCGCACGACGTCCGCCCATCCGGCCCTGGCCGAGTACGTGCCCGCGCGGGACGCGACCGTGGTGGCCCGGCTCCAGGCCGCGGGGGCCATCCTCTTCGGCAAGACGAACCTGCCGCCGTTCGCCGGGGACTTCCAGACGGACGGGCCGCTCTGGGGCCGGACGAACAATCCCCACGACCTGGGGCGCACGCCGGGCGGCTCCAGCGGCGGCGCGGCGGCGGCGGTCGCGGCGGGGCTCACCCCGTTCGAGGTGGGCAGCGACATCGGCGGCTCCATCCGGCAGCCGGCGCACTACTGCGGCGTCGTGGGCATCAAGCCCACGGAGCACCGCGTCTCCACCTTCGGCCACATCCCGGACGCGCCGGGCGGGCCTCGCCACGTGCGCCACATGGCGTGCGCGGGGCCGCTGGCGCGCTCGGTGGCGGACGTGCGGCTCATCCTGTCGCTCATCGAAGGCGCGGATCCGTCCGCTCCGGAGGTGCCGCCCGTCGTGCCGGTGGGCGCCGCGAAGCCCCGGGCATTGAAGGGGCTGAGGCTGGCGTGGGCGGACACGCTGGGGCCCTTCCAGGCGGACCGCGAGACGCGGGAGCTGCTCCAGCGCTTCACCGCCGCCGCGCGCGCGGAGGGCGCCGTGGTGGAGCAGGCGGTGCCGCCGGGGCAGGACTTCGCGGACCTCGTGGAGGTGTGGGGGCTGATGGAGGGCGGCGAGGTGGGCGCGCCCCTGGATCCGCCCGTGCGCGAGGGCTACCGGGGGCAGTTCCTCCCGCTGGAGCGCGACCTGCTGGCGAAGGCCATCGTGCAGGGCACGCATCTGGACATGACGGGCTATGGCGCGGCGCTCACCCGGCGCGACGGGCACATCGCGCTGCTGGAGGACTTCCTGGCCGGTTGGGACGCGTGGCTCGTGCCGGTGGCGATGACGGCCGCGCCGGTGCACACGCCCTTCGGTGCTCCGGTGGAGGTGGACGGCGTGTCCCGCCCCTACCTGGAGGCCTTTGGCGGGTTCACCAGCCTGTTCAATGCGACGGGGAGCCCTGTCGTGGTGTTCCCGATGGGGCACACGTCAGCGGGGCTGCCGGTGGGCGTGCAGCTCGTGGGACGGCGGTGGGCGGACGGGGCGCTGCTCGACGTGGCGGAGGCGCTGCTGCCCCTGGGCGGTGGCGTGCGGTGGCCCTCGGCGTTCGCGCCTTGA
- a CDS encoding alpha-ketoglutarate-dependent dioxygenase AlkB: MALPPRRGPGSPLARKAAQRTPGHHYNASFLSSTDRAEILAWLGTLHPLWEERYSKHFPPPEGQQQRRLLRPVYWLGNWQFACLDYYRPPKGVKDRCVKAEPFPAVLERQIVKVEALARRMFRGPDMPQGWHLNTCLVNFYGSRLEDGRWVDTARVGEHKDFEPGPVASLSLGERALIQFVTSTRPGERDAVVLEQWLDDGSLQLFGGAQWKDQTFHRVQRVDTRAGHVMPPELPDFRTRRINLTFRYVPDAHVTPFAALSAEAREDVRPYMATLAKGSRFFRDELAHEQPAKAE, translated from the coding sequence ATGGCCTTGCCTCCCCGCAGGGGCCCGGGTTCCCCGCTGGCGCGCAAGGCCGCGCAGCGCACGCCCGGCCACCACTACAACGCGAGCTTCCTGTCCTCGACGGACCGCGCGGAGATATTGGCGTGGTTGGGCACGCTGCATCCGCTATGGGAGGAGCGCTACTCGAAGCACTTCCCGCCGCCGGAGGGGCAGCAACAGCGTCGGTTGCTGCGGCCGGTGTACTGGCTGGGCAACTGGCAGTTCGCGTGTCTGGACTACTACCGGCCTCCGAAGGGCGTGAAGGACCGCTGCGTGAAGGCGGAGCCATTCCCGGCGGTGCTGGAGCGGCAGATCGTGAAGGTGGAGGCGCTGGCGCGGCGGATGTTCCGGGGCCCGGACATGCCGCAGGGCTGGCACCTCAACACGTGCCTGGTGAACTTCTACGGCAGCCGGTTGGAGGACGGCCGCTGGGTGGACACCGCGCGAGTGGGTGAGCACAAGGACTTCGAGCCGGGCCCGGTGGCGTCGCTGTCGCTGGGCGAGCGCGCGCTCATCCAGTTCGTCACGTCCACGCGGCCCGGCGAGCGCGACGCGGTGGTGTTGGAGCAGTGGCTGGACGACGGGTCGCTGCAGCTCTTTGGCGGGGCGCAGTGGAAGGACCAGACGTTCCACCGGGTGCAGCGGGTGGATACGCGCGCGGGCCACGTGATGCCGCCGGAGCTGCCGGACTTCCGCACGCGGCGCATCAACCTGACGTTCCGCTACGTGCCGGACGCGCACGTGACGCCGTTCGCGGCGCTGAGCGCGGAGGCCCGCGAGGACGTGCGGCCGTACATGGCGACGCTCGCGAAGGGCAGCCGCTTCTTCCGCGACGAGCTGGCACACGAACAGCCGGCGAAGGCGGAGTAG
- a CDS encoding RIO1 family regulatory kinase/ATPase — MNDSLETLLADGIIDAVIGQLKTGKEAEVWLVQHAGQVVAAKLYKERHERNFRNNAGYKEGREVRNSRTRRAMEKGSRFGQAAAEEAWKNAEADSLYKLHAQGVRVPTPVMFYEGILLMELVLDAEGQPAPRLVEAPPQTPEEAEALYLDLRAQVIRTLCADLIHGDLSPYNILMSGNGPTIIDFPQTVAAARNSQAEFYFRRDLDNVRQYLAGFSTRLAGRAGDTGEIWNAYVRRDLTPDFVPSGTFREAPRKQGGPGRQGFRQERYPLEEQPRRNEFRPAPAPVAAVEVEEGLSAEEAELRALEALVLRQGGGERGRPVVTQSPRDGRRRGGFGGKPPPRNGNAPRPGNTGPQQAAGNNNRPNANAGRPQQGAPRNGAPAQGANPPAAQADARANGRPQQGGPRNGNPRNEPRRDGRPPRAPNGEPRMNGQPNGENSQQHLNGQPHGENGQAPQRMNGQQRQNGPQRMNGQQRGENGPQRMNGQPHGESGQQRTNGQRRGENGQQRTNGQPYQDGQPRMNGQPHGESGQQRVDGQPYGENDQAQHRQNGSQRLNGQPHGENGQQRMNGQPYGENGQRPQRQNGSQRQNGQPRMNGQPPGREPGLNGQAPQGQNGQPHGTESRMNGQPHGEPGANGQGPRQNGRPQQNGEPRQNGRPPRGEWRANGRAQQNGGPRQEGTEAQSRTSGQPRQDGGDWTAEAPARQAQDTAGMNGQQRNGGPRMNGRPPRNNGSFQDGAPQQNGEPRMNGRPQQDDESRQNGRSQGPGPREARGNLPNNGPRMPRQGAERGGGRSSRGAAPQVSYVARPPATSSSNPETGST, encoded by the coding sequence ATGAATGACTCCCTCGAGACCCTCCTCGCCGACGGCATCATCGACGCCGTCATCGGCCAGCTGAAGACGGGGAAGGAGGCGGAGGTGTGGCTGGTCCAGCACGCCGGCCAGGTCGTCGCAGCGAAGCTGTACAAGGAGCGCCACGAGCGCAACTTCCGCAACAACGCCGGCTACAAGGAAGGCCGCGAGGTGCGCAACTCGCGCACGCGCCGCGCCATGGAGAAGGGCAGCCGCTTCGGGCAGGCCGCCGCGGAAGAGGCGTGGAAGAACGCGGAGGCGGACTCGCTCTACAAGCTGCACGCGCAGGGCGTGCGCGTGCCCACGCCGGTGATGTTCTACGAGGGCATCCTCCTGATGGAGCTGGTGCTGGACGCGGAAGGACAGCCCGCGCCCCGGCTCGTGGAGGCCCCGCCCCAGACGCCCGAGGAGGCCGAGGCCCTCTACCTGGACCTGCGGGCCCAGGTGATTCGCACCCTGTGCGCGGACCTGATTCACGGGGACCTGTCGCCCTACAACATCCTGATGAGCGGCAACGGGCCGACCATCATCGACTTTCCGCAGACGGTGGCGGCGGCGCGCAACAGCCAGGCGGAGTTCTACTTCCGCCGCGACCTGGACAACGTGCGGCAGTACCTGGCGGGCTTCTCCACCCGGCTGGCGGGCCGTGCGGGCGACACGGGTGAAATCTGGAACGCGTACGTGCGGCGCGACCTGACGCCGGACTTCGTGCCGTCGGGCACGTTCCGAGAGGCGCCGCGCAAGCAGGGCGGCCCGGGCCGGCAGGGTTTCCGGCAGGAGCGCTATCCGCTGGAGGAGCAGCCCCGGCGCAACGAGTTCCGCCCGGCCCCGGCGCCCGTGGCGGCGGTGGAGGTGGAGGAAGGGCTCAGCGCGGAGGAGGCGGAGCTGCGCGCGCTGGAAGCCCTGGTGCTGCGCCAGGGTGGCGGCGAGCGCGGCAGGCCGGTCGTCACGCAGAGCCCGAGGGATGGGCGCCGTCGGGGTGGGTTCGGAGGAAAGCCGCCGCCGCGCAACGGCAATGCGCCGAGGCCCGGAAACACGGGACCGCAGCAGGCAGCGGGCAACAACAACCGGCCCAACGCAAACGCCGGGCGTCCGCAGCAGGGAGCCCCGCGAAACGGCGCGCCGGCACAGGGAGCGAATCCTCCAGCCGCACAAGCCGATGCGCGAGCGAACGGCCGGCCCCAGCAGGGAGGGCCACGCAACGGCAACCCGCGCAACGAGCCACGCCGCGATGGACGTCCGCCGCGAGCCCCCAACGGCGAGCCGCGAATGAACGGCCAGCCGAACGGAGAGAACAGCCAGCAGCACCTGAACGGCCAGCCGCACGGCGAGAATGGCCAGGCCCCGCAGCGCATGAACGGCCAGCAGCGACAGAATGGCCCGCAGCGCATGAACGGCCAGCAGCGCGGTGAGAATGGCCCGCAGCGGATGAACGGCCAGCCGCACGGTGAAAGCGGCCAGCAGCGCACGAACGGCCAGCGGCGCGGTGAGAATGGCCAGCAGCGCACGAACGGCCAGCCGTACCAGGATGGTCAGCCGCGGATGAACGGCCAGCCGCACGGTGAAAGCGGCCAGCAGCGTGTCGACGGCCAGCCCTACGGTGAGAACGATCAGGCCCAGCACCGTCAGAACGGTTCTCAGCGCCTGAACGGCCAGCCGCATGGTGAGAACGGCCAGCAGCGCATGAACGGCCAGCCGTACGGTGAAAACGGTCAGCGCCCGCAGCGGCAGAATGGTTCACAGCGGCAGAACGGTCAGCCGCGCATGAACGGCCAGCCCCCTGGCCGGGAGCCAGGCCTGAACGGACAGGCGCCGCAAGGTCAGAACGGTCAGCCGCATGGCACCGAGTCGCGCATGAACGGACAGCCTCACGGCGAGCCGGGCGCGAACGGCCAGGGGCCTCGGCAGAACGGCCGGCCGCAGCAGAACGGCGAGCCACGCCAGAACGGCCGACCGCCGCGCGGCGAGTGGCGCGCGAATGGCCGGGCGCAGCAGAACGGTGGACCCCGGCAGGAGGGCACGGAGGCGCAGTCGCGCACGAGCGGCCAGCCCCGGCAGGACGGCGGCGACTGGACGGCCGAAGCTCCGGCGCGGCAGGCACAGGACACAGCCGGGATGAACGGCCAGCAGCGCAATGGCGGCCCCCGGATGAACGGCCGACCGCCGCGCAACAACGGCTCCTTCCAGGACGGCGCCCCGCAGCAGAACGGCGAGCCGCGAATGAACGGCCGGCCGCAGCAGGACGACGAGTCGCGCCAGAACGGCCGGAGCCAAGGCCCGGGTCCTCGCGAGGCACGCGGAAACCTGCCCAACAACGGGCCCCGGATGCCCCGACAGGGCGCCGAGCGCGGAGGGGGACGTTCTTCCCGGGGTGCCGCCCCCCAGGTGAGCTACGTGGCCCGCCCGCCTGCGACCTCGTCCTCGAACCCCGAGACGGGCTCCACCTGA